GGGGAAGGTAATCTCCAATTCAGGAATATACTTTATTTTTGTATTTCCATCTTTATCAAGGTGCAAAACTCTATTATTTTCTTGATATAATAGTATATAAGGTTTAACAGTTATATACTCTGGAGTGGATTCAAAGGGTTGGAATCGATAATCTGATATCAAGAAATTACCCTCTTCTTTATTCCACCCATTACCGCTTAACATTTTCAACTTATTTCCTTTGTCATCTAATACATCCACTCCCATAGTTTGTAAAGGCACAGTTAGTTTTGAATTTAAAGGTAAATCAATACGTGTGGTTATACTAGTCGTAATTGGTGTAAATTCAAATTTCTCTAATGTAAAATTTAAATTCTCATATTTTCTGCTTATATTGGGCTGCATAACTAAATAATCATCTATGTTCTTTTTTACCGGAATATCAATTTTAAACGGGTCTTTTATTCCATCCACCGTAACCACTAGATTTAAATTGAATTTATTAGGTAATAGTTTTCCGCCTTGATTACGCAGATCAGAAAACTCTATAATCACGGAGTTTTGATCCTTTCCAGGATATTGATAGATACCAATTGAATTCGAATTATTTGGAGCAAAAGATTGAATTGGTCTTCCGTCGATTGACAAATTTACACTACTGATAAGTTCCCCCAAGGTTTTATTTGAAAATTCATCTTCTGAAGTTTCCCGTTCGAGACCAATTGATACACGAGTTCCATCAAACATTACCACGGGCACATTTAGTTTAAGATTATTATGGGTATCACCTACACTTAGTTTTGTTACTAGTCCTTTCTCATCAGCAGTCTTCAGGCCAAGGTCGCCAGCAAGCTGAAATATAGAAGCCATTCCCGGAATTTGCTTGATGGATACCGCTATGGCTGGGGAAATAAAGCTCCCCCCCATCATAAAAACAAAGGCTGCTACGGCAGTGGACATCATTATAATAATTTTGTTTAATCCGTTTTTTTTACGAGTCTTTATATTTCTAAACCTTTTTGTTGATTCAGTTTCAATTTGCGCCATAATGCGATTAGTAAAATTTACTTCCACTGAAGTCTCTCGAATTAACTCTTCTACCTGATTGATTTCGCTATCTACCGATTGCTCTATGTATTTACCCATATACAGTTCCCTCCCTTTTTTTTGATGAATTGGTGTAGCTTTTTACGAATCCGTTCATATTTTTTTCGTATAGTTGCTGCCTTTATATCCATAATTATGCTAATCTCTTCAAATGTGTATTCTTCAACAGCTCTCAGCAACAGAATATGTTTTTCTTCTGAATTAAGCTGATCCAACAGTTCATGAATTATTTCTGTATGGTTAGGCTCACGCATTTGGAACTCTTGATTCTTGTATTGTTTTAGAACATTATAAAAGCGACTTCTTCTCTTAATTAAATTAATACAATGGTTATAGGCTATTTTGTAAAGCCAGGCAGAGTAGGATGTGTTATTGGTAAATTTATCCATATTCTCAAATCCTTTAATAAAAATGTCTTGAACAGCATCCTCAGCATCTTCTTTATTACCTAGTAAATAATAACAATATAAGTAAATCTGCTTTTGAAATCGATTAATAATAATAGTGTATTTTTGCTTATCTCCTAGTTTTACCTGTTCTACAACGTACTCAATCTTTACTGTGGAGGTACCTTCTGAAATATTTACCTTGTTCACTTGTTCATCACCTCTCTTTGCCTATATAACAATTAAATATACTGTTTTGTGACAATCTCTGAAACTATTTTCTAGATAAGTA
The Bacillus sp. (in: firmicutes) DNA segment above includes these coding regions:
- a CDS encoding DUF4179 domain-containing protein, whose protein sequence is MGKYIEQSVDSEINQVEELIRETSVEVNFTNRIMAQIETESTKRFRNIKTRKKNGLNKIIIMMSTAVAAFVFMMGGSFISPAIAVSIKQIPGMASIFQLAGDLGLKTADEKGLVTKLSVGDTHNNLKLNVPVVMFDGTRVSIGLERETSEDEFSNKTLGELISSVNLSIDGRPIQSFAPNNSNSIGIYQYPGKDQNSVIIEFSDLRNQGGKLLPNKFNLNLVVTVDGIKDPFKIDIPVKKNIDDYLVMQPNISRKYENLNFTLEKFEFTPITTSITTRIDLPLNSKLTVPLQTMGVDVLDDKGNKLKMLSGNGWNKEEGNFLISDYRFQPFESTPEYITVKPYILLYQENNRVLHLDKDGNTKIKYIPELEITFPIGN
- a CDS encoding RNA polymerase sigma factor, whose amino-acid sequence is MNKVNISEGTSTVKIEYVVEQVKLGDKQKYTIIINRFQKQIYLYCYYLLGNKEDAEDAVQDIFIKGFENMDKFTNNTSYSAWLYKIAYNHCINLIKRRSRFYNVLKQYKNQEFQMREPNHTEIIHELLDQLNSEEKHILLLRAVEEYTFEEISIIMDIKAATIRKKYERIRKKLHQFIKKKGGNCIWVNT